The genomic interval CAAGCCCACGGCGCCGATTCTCCTCGTCCTTTCGGTGATTTGTGGGGTGTCGATCGTCTTCGCGGTGAGCGAGATCGACGCGACCATCGCGGACAAGCTCCCACTCGACGAGGAGACACGTGCGTTCTTCGCGACGGACACGCTCTCCCAGAAGGTGAGGCTCTCGGCGCTGGCGATCGCCGTCGCCGTGTCGCAAGAGGTGTTCTTTCGCGGCGCCCTCTTCGGCCTGCTCGAGCGCGACAAGCCCCGAAGCATGGTGGTCTTCGTCACGACCGTGCTCGCCGTGTTTCCGCCGAGCTCGCACCAGCTCGTGTCGGGCTTCTTGCTCGCCGCGATCGCGGGGCACCTCCGCGGTCTGTCACGATCGCTCTGGCCGGCCCTCGGCCTTCGCCTGGGCTTCGCGGGCGTGCTCGTGTGGGCCACGCTCACCGGGCACGAAGACCTCAAGGTGCCGCGGCTCACCCAGGGCCTCGCGGCGCTGGCCGCTGTCGTGTGCCTCGCTGTCTTCGTGGTCGTCTCGCGTGGCATCACGCGCAGCCGGCTCCGCTGACGTCGCCTCGGGGCACACGCCGAAGAGTCCCAGGGAGAACCGTCCTGGCGGAGAACCGTCCGGCGGAGAACCGTCCGACGTTGGCGGAGAACCGTCCTGGCGGAGAACCGTCCGACGTTGACGCCAAGTCCGCGAAAGTTGGAGAACCGTCCGACGTTGACGCCAAGTCCGCGAAAGTTGGTTCAACGGTGGCGGGGAGAACCGTCCGACGTTGGAACGGTGGCGGGGAGAACCGTCCGACGTTGGCGCCAAGTCCGCGAAAGCTGGTTCAACGGCGCGACGCGCACGTGGCCAGGCGACAGGGAGAACTGTCCGACGTTGGCCCCAAGTCCGCGAAAGTCGATTCGGCGGTGCGACGCATACGTGGCCAGGCCACCCCGAAAAGTGGCCCGGGCCAGGTCCAACGGCGTTCTCTATCAATGATTTCAACTGCTTCGCATTGGCGCGAGGACTGCAAGGGGGGACGCCATGTCTACCCCTCGACGCATCGCCCCCGGCACCACCTACCTCGTCACGCGCAGGACCACGCGCCGCCACTTCCTCATGAACCCCGACAAGCGGCGCGTCTTGCTCGCAGTCTACTGGTACGCCACCGCCCTGCTCGCGGCCGATTTGGCATCGAGATCCACGCGGTTCAGGTCCTCTCGAATCACATGCACGAGGTGCTCACCGACACCCGCGGCGAGCTCCCAAAATTTCTGTCTCAGCGAAATCGCCTCATGGCGAACGCGATCAAGGTGCTGCGCGGATGGCCGGAGGAGGTCTTCTCGCGCGAAGGTGCCAGCGTCGTAGCGCTCTACGGCGACGACGCCGTGCTGCAGAAGATCGGCTACACCCTCTCGAACGCGGTGGCCGCGGGCCTTGTCGCGCGGCCGGAGGATTGGCCCGGTGTGACGCTCGCCGCGACCGACATCGGCACGCGGACCATCCGCGTCGAGCGGCCCGCGGTGTACTTCGACGCGGAAAACAAGCGGTGGCCGGCGTCGGCGGAGATCGCGATCACGGTGCCGCGCTCGCTCGAAGCGAACGCGGGGCACGAGGGCGCGCGTGCACGAATCGTAGCGGCGGTGGAAGCGGCGGTCGACGAGGCGCGGCGCATCGCACGCAAGGCGGGAAAGTTCGTGCGCTCGCTGGAGTGGATTTTCGCGGTGCCGCACACGACGCGCGCATCGTCGTTCGAGAAAGACGGGGCGCGGAACCCGTCGTTCGCGGCGGGCGGAAACGTGGAAATGGCGACCATGGCGGCGAAGGTGCGGGCCGCGTTCTTGGGGGCGTATCGCGAGGCGTTTCGCGCGCTACGGAGCGGTGTGCGAGACGTGTTCTTTCCGTTGGGGACGTGGCGCTTGGCTCAAGAGGTCGGGGTCAATGTATTTTCAACGACTTAGCGCCAACGTCGGTTGGATCTCCCGACGACGGGATCTCCCGACGTCGGTTGGATCTCCCGACGTCGGTTGGATCTCCCGACGTCGGTTGGATCTCCCGTCGTTGGTTAGATCTCCCGTTCCGCCGCCGTATCGTCGGTGGGATCTCCCGCCGTCGGAGCTCCCGCCGCGCTCGCTCGAAGCGAACGCGGGGCACGAGGGCGCGCGCGCACGAATCGTAGCGGCGATGGAATCGGCGGTCGACGAGGCGCGGCGCATCGCGCGCAGGGCGGGAAGTTCGTGCGCTCGATGGAGTGGATTTTCGCGGTGCCGCACACGACGCGTGCGCGCTGTCGCGGTCCTTCGGGGTGCGCGTCGTTCGAGAAGGACGGGGCGCGGAACCCGTCGTTCGCCGCGGGCGGCAACGTGGAGATGGCGACGATGACGGCGAAGGTGCGGGCCGCGTTCTTGGGGGCGTGTCGCGAGGCGCTTCGCGCGCTACGGAGCGGTGTGCGGGACGTGTTCTTTCCGCTGGGGACGTGGCGATAAGCTCGCGAGGTCGGCGTCGATGTGTTTTCAACGACTTGGCGCCAACGTCGGTCGGATCTCCCCGCACAACGACTTAGCGCCAACGTCGGTCGGATCTCCCCGCACACAACGACTTAGCGCCAACGTCGGTCGGATCTCCCCGCATATCTCCCCACCGCTGGGGACGTGGCGACAAGCCCGCGAGGTCGGCGTCGATGTGTTTTCAACGACTTAGCGCCAACGTCGGTCGGATCTCACCCCGCGGATCTCACCCCTCGGGGAGATCGCACCCCCTCGGGGAGATCGCGGTCACGGTGCCACGCTCGCACGAGGCGAACGTCGGTCGGATCTCGCCTCGGCGCGAGGGTCGAACCCGACGCGCCTCCGCCCTAACCGACTACTCTTTCCAGAAGAATTTCCAGGGGTTGTGCTTGAGATCGCGGACCATCTCCTGCACGTCGTCGTAAATGGCCTCGTCCATGACCAGCGAGCCCACGGTGCCCTCGCCCTTCTTGATGTGCGTGACGATCGCCTGCGCGTCGGCGGCCGTCGCGTTCGCGCGCGTCGCGAGCTGAGCGACCTCGTCGAGGGTCTTCTTGAGCTTCGCCTGCTCCTCGGGGCTGCCGACCGTGGCCGACACGCGGTTGATGTTGGCCATCGCCTCTTTCGCGTCCTTGAGGAGGGGGCCCGAGTCGCGCTGGAGGTCCTGCGAGATGCGATCGATGTTGTCGATCGTGCGCATGATCTTCGGGTTGTCGACGTAGCGCACCTTCACGTCGTGGGTGAGCTGGTTCGCCTCGGCCGAGAGGGCCTCGAGGTTCGCGACGGTACGGTTGATGCGCTCGCGGTTGTCCGTGAGCACGCCGTTCAGGTTCTTGAGGAGGCCGGCCGTGTTGGTCGCGATGTCGCTGATGAGCTCCCGGTTGTTCCGGATGCCGTTCATCGTCGTGTCGAGCAGCTCGTAGGCCTTGGCGAGGAAGAGGTCGAGACGCGGCGGGTCGATGCCCTTCACGATCGCGTTCTCTTGAATGACCGGCTTCTGCGGGCTGCCAGGCTCGACGGCCATGAACTGCTCGCCGAGCACACCCTGGGTCGTCACGTAGAAGTCGGCGTCCTCGTGGATGGCCTCTTGCACGCGCTTCTCGATGGCGACCTTCGCGCGGACCAGCGTGCGGCGGTTCGTCTTCGGATCGACCTGGCCGCCCATGAACTTGAGCTCTTCGACCTTCCCGACCTTCACGCCAGCGACGCGCACCGGCGCGCCGGCCTGCATTCCGCCGGGGTTATCGAAGTCGACGTAGATCGTGTAGGTCTTCTCGAACGACAGCCCGCCCATGATGAGGACGAAGGCCGACAAGATGGCCAACGACACCAGGATGAGGATGCCGACCTTGACCTCGATGGAGCGCTCTTTTGCCATGGGCGCCTAAGGTTATAGAGCAAGCGCCGCGGCCCGTGGGCCTGGTCTTCGCGGGAAAATGCAGGCATGACGCGCTGCGCTACCTTCGTCAGAGGAGCGACGGCACCCGCCGCATCACGTAGAGGTACCGGTCCTCGGCGTCGCGTGCGCTCGCGCCGTAGAGCACGCGCATGTCGTGGTCGGTGTAGACCTCGTGGAGCACGCCGCCACGGAAAAAGGCCCTCACGACCCACGCGGGCGTGATGCTCGGCACGTCCCCGAGGTCGCCCCGCTCGGCGAGCGCAGGCAGGTCGGCGAAGGTGCGCCCTTCAGGGAGGCCGCCGCGCAGACCTCGGAAGCTCGTGAAGCGGACGCGGAGCACGTCGTCCGCCCCTGGCTCGGGGGCGTACTCGCCGCGGAGGAGGGCGATCCGCGCGATCGCGCCACTCCGGCCATCGACGAGCGGGGTGACGTTGTAGAGCACGCCGCCTTCGAGCACGACCTGGTAGATCTCGTTGGCCCGCAGCGCCGGGTCGAAGCCGCGCTCGCCGCCGTGGTAGTCCATCGGGCCGAACACCTGCCGCCAGGCCCCCACGAGGAGCTCCTTTCGTGCGCCGAGCGGCATCTCGGGCGAGGCCTCGAGCAAGCGCGCGAGCACCACGGAGAGCTCGGTCTGGTGGATGGCTCCCGGATCGTCTCGGCCGCCGAACCGCGCGGCCAGTGACAGAAGGTCCGTTTTGGCGAGCGCGGCCGAGCGAGCGTCGGGGGCGCGTCGAGGAGAGCGCGCAGGTCGAGGGCCGTCGGACGACGAGGCAAACATCGCGAAGGGGAGGGAAGGGGCGCGTAGGTTCATCGGCGAAGGGAAAGCCGAGCCCACGGCCCGCGCTTGCCCAAGACACTCCGCGCCAAGCTCGGCCTTGGATGCACACCGGCCACACTCTTTTTTGAAGACAGCCTCAAGTCCTCGAAACTACGAGAAAATCGGGCCGCTCACATCTCCATCGGGCCTTCGGCGTGCCCTCGGATGAACTGGTGCACGACGCCGTCCTCGCAGGCCTGAAAGTCGGCCTGAGAGCCGAGCATGCGGACGTGGCCTTTGTAGAGCATCACGATCCGGTTCGCGATCGAGAAGATGGAGACGAGGTCGTGGCTGACGACGATGCTCGTCACTCCGAGAGTGTCGGACAGCTCGTAAATGAGCTTGTCGACGCGGCGCGCGCTCACCGGGTCGAGCGACGTCGTGGGCTCGTCGAAGAGCACGTAGCGCGGGTCGAGCGTGAGGGCGCGGGCGATCGCGACGCGCTTGCGCATGCCGTCGCCGAGCTCCGACGGGTACTTGTCGGCGAAGTCTTGCATGTGAACCTGATGAAGGAGCCGCTTGCCCTCGGAGAGGGCCTCCTTCTGGTTCATGTTCTTGTGCTTCCGCAGCGGCAGGGCGAGGTTCTCGACGCACGTCATGCTGTCGAACAGCGTCGAGTGCTGGAACACCATCGCGCACTTCTTGCGAACGGGGCCCATCTTCTCTTCGTCGAACTTGGAGATCTCTTCGCCGTCGAGCCAGATCTCGCCCGAGTCCGGGTAGAGGAGGCCCACGAGGTGCTTGATGAGCACGCTCTTGCCGACGCCCGAGGCGCCGATGATGAAGAAGACCTCGCCCTCCCGCACGTCGAACGAGACGCCGTTCAAGACCGTCTTCGGGCCGAACGACTTCTTGATGTTCATGAACTGGATGCCGCTCTTCTGCGGCACGACGGGCGGGAACGTTCGTACGGGCTGCTGCATGGTCACCCCGGGAAGATGATGAAGCCCGCGGCGGAGATGAAGAAGTTCAGCATGATGATCGCGAGCGACGTGTTCACGACCGCGCGGGTCGTGGCCCAGCCGACGCCCTCGGAGCCGCCGAAGGTCGAGAGGCCGCAGTAGCCGCTCACGACCGGGATCGCCGCGCCGTACGCGATGCACTTGGCGATGCCGATCGAAAGATCTCCGAAGTCGACCAGGCTCGCGTTGAAGAAGGTCCGGAAGGGGACGTCGAAGGCGACGAACGCGGTGACCGCGCCCGAGCAGAACGCCACCGTGCCCGACCACACGATGAGCGTGATCGTCATGACCATGCTCGCCTTGAAGCGGGGCACGATGAGAAAGTCGATGGGATCGGCCGCGCACATGCGGAGCGCGTCGATCTGCTCGGTGACGACCATGCTCCCGATCTCGGCCGCGATGCCCGCGCCGACGCGCGTCGCGAGCATGAGGGCGCCGATCGAGGCCGCGAGATCACGCACCAGCAGCTCGAGGTAGGTGGCGCCCAGCAGGGTGAAATCGGGCACTACGCGCCGCGCCTGGAGCCCCGACTGGTACACGAGGATCATGCCGATGAAGCCCATCGTGCACGTCAGGAAGAACACGGATTTGTTGCCGATTTCGTACATCTGCTGCGCGGTCACGCCCGGCTCTTTTTTGCCGCGTGCCGTGTAGTAGAGCGTGCGTACGAACACCGAGTACATGTCGCGGGCGCCGAGGTAGAGGTCGATGCCGGCCGCGCCGAGCGTCGCCAAGAAGCCCTCCGGCGGACGCTCGTCCTCGGGGGTCGTCTCCTCCTCGTGCCTGTCGCTCGTTCCTGCCGCCATGATCGCCTTCAGCCGAGGAGGAAGCTCACGACGTAGTCGAGGAGGAAGATGCCCGCGGCGCTCGCGACCACCGTGGCGTTGACGCTGCGGCCGACGCCCGGCGCCCCGCCCGTGGTGGCGACGCCGAAGTGGCAGCTCGAGAGGCCGATGACGAAGCCGAAGACGACGCTCTTGAAGAGGCCGTTCGCCACGTCGCCGAAGCCGAGGAGGCCCGCGGTGAGCCCGTTGTAGAAGGTGCGCGGCTCGACCGCGAGGAGGCCCTTGCCCGTGTACGCCGCGCCGAAGAGGGCGAGCGAGTCGGCGAAGAGGGTCATCATGAAGAGCGTCAGCACGATCGAGACGAAGCGCGGCGCGATGAGGAACGCGATGGGATCGATCGCGAGCACGCGGAGGGCGTCGAACTGCTCGGTGACGACCATGGTGCCGAGCTCGGCGGTGTTGTTCGCCCCGACGCGGCCCGAGATCATGAGCGCCGTGAGCAGCGGGGCGATCTCGCGCAGCGTGCCGAAGCCCGCGCCCCACCCGACGAGCCCCTCGGCGCCGTAGCGCTTCACGATGGGGGCCGCCTGGACGACCATGATGGCGCCCGTGAAGAGCGCCGTCACCACCACGATGGGCAGCGACTTGACGGCCATCTTGTAGAGGTTCTTCCAGAGCTCGGAGCCGTCCACGCGGCCCGTGAGCACACGCGAGCCGACCTTCGCGAGGAGGATGCCCATGCCCCCGACCGTGGACGCGATCGAGAAGAAGGCCGTCCCCATCGCGTGGAGGGCGCCCTCGTTCGGCTCGTTCGCGTCGGCTCCTTGCGCCATGCGTGCGACGCTACCACGGCCCAGGCGCGGCGAAACGGGGGAATCTTGGGGCGCGGGCCCGCCGTCACCCGTTCGGCGTCAGGGGGCCCCGCCGTCCGGGGCGAGGAAAAACTCGAGCGTCCCGAAGAGGAGCCCGTGGGTGACGACGACCGCCAACGCGGCGCCGAGACCGAGACCGAGCCCCTTCAGCGAGCGACGCGTCAGGACGAAGTGCATCACGAGGGCGAAGATGCTCAGAAAAACCAGGGCGATCGTGCGTGTCGTCGGCGGCCACGCCCGGGCGAGCTGCTCCGGCGTGAGGCGCTTCTCGTCGCGGAGGACGATGAAGAAGACGGCCCACGTCGTGAACGCGAACGACAGGACGAGCTCCAGCACCTCGGGCACCGTCCTGGTGTAGCATGAGTCGGGAAAGCGAGGCGAACGTGGGTGTGGGCTCGCACATCGGGACGAAGGGGCCATGATCGGCGCGGGGGCGCGCCTCGGCCTCTCGGCGCTCGACGTCGTGCGGACCTTCGGCCTCCGCGTGCTCGGTCGGGCCGCCGCCCCGATCTACGCGACGTCGCGTGCCCGCCTCGTGACGTTTGCGCTGATGGGCCTCGTGACGTCGTTCGTGCTCGCCGTGGTCGCGCCGGCGTGGTCCATCGCGGTGGGCACGCTCGGGCTCGGCGTGCTCCACGTGATCTCCGACGTGCGGTACCTCGTCGTGCGGCGCGGGCTCGCGCGGCGCGCCTCGGTCTACGTCGCGGTCGCGGCGGCCACGTTGGCCACGGCCCTCGGGTACGGGCTCCGCGGCGCGCTCGCCGGTGCGCTGCTCGCGGTCCCCTTCGCGCGGGCGAGCCTCGGGAGGCGCCTCGGCGTCCTCGGCGTGGGGGCCGCGCTCGTCGCGGTCGCGTACGTCACGCGGTCGCGCGTCGACTACGTGTACCTGCACGGGCACAACGTCGTGGGGCTCGTCGTGCTCGCGCTGCTCGCGCGGGGGCAGGGCAGGGGCCGCGAGGGCATGGCGCTCCTCGCGCTCTACCTCGGGCTCTCGGCGCTTTTGATCCTGCCTTCCGCGACGTGGCTCGTCGTCTCGGCGGGGGGCATCGCGCGCGCGCCCGCGGCCCTCCCGTTCGGCGATCTCGTGATGCAGCTCGCGCCCCCCGAGCTCTATGGCGTGGGCCTCGGGCTCGTGCCGTTCTTCGCGTTCGCGCAGTCGTTCCACTACGTCGTGTGGCTCCGCCTCGTGCCCGAGGTCGATCGCGACGTGCCTCGCCCACGGAGCTTCCGGCAGTCGGGCCGCGCGCTCTTCCGCGACCTCGGCCCGTGGGTGCTCGCGGCGTTCGCCGTGGGGGCGCTGGTCTTCGTCGTGTGGGGCTTCGTCGACGTGGTGTCGGCGCGCCTCGCGTACCTGCGCTCGGCCCTCTTCCACGGGTACGTCGAGCTCGTCGTGCTCGCGCTCTACGCCTGCGAAGGAAGGGAAATGGGCGAGGCCGCGCGCGTGGACGGGTGAGCTCCCTCAGAGCGGGCCTTCGGTGAGGCCGTGGACGAACTGCTTCACGCGGGGCTCTTGGCTCTCCTGCGCCTCCTTCGTCGTGCCGTCGAAGATGAGGTCGCCCTTGTACATCATGCCCACGCGGTCGGTGACCGTGAGCAGGCGGTCGAGGTCCGACGAGACCATGATCACCGTCGCGTTGCGCGCGCGCTGCTCCTCGCGCAAAAGCTCGAAGATCTTCTGCGACGTGACCGGATCGAGGCCCGCGGCGGGCTCGTCGTAGAGCACGATGGGCGCGTTCGTGATGGTGGCCCGCGCGACGCCGACGCGCTTCTTTTGGCCGCCCGAGAGGCCCCCGGGCATGCGCGTCCCGAACCCCGCGAGCGCCACGCACGAGAGCCGCTCCTCGACGCGCGAGCGGACCTCTTCTTCGGGGAGGGCGTAGAGCCGGCGCAGCGGGAACGCGATGTTCTCGTTCACCGTGAGGTGGTCGAAGAGGGCGTTGTTCTGGAAGAGCATCCCGAACTTGAGGCGGAGGGCCTGGAGCTCCAGGTCGGGCAACGTGGTCACGTCTTTTCCGTCGACGACGATGCTCCCCGACTCGGGCTTCACGAGCCCCGTGATGAGCTTGAGCAGCACGCTCTTGCCGGCCGCGCCCGGGCCGATGAGCCCGTAGAGGCACCCCTCGGGGACCTCCAGGCTCAAGTTGCGCACGACGTGGGCGTGCGCGCCGGTCGCCGTGCGAAAGGTCTTGTTGACGTTCCGGATCGAGATCACGAGCGGGCCTCCCTCGCCTTGGCGAGCCGAAGAGTCAAGGCGATCGTCGCCACGGAGAGGAGCCCGACGAGCGACGCCAGCACCGCGAGCACGAGGCGCAAGGTGCCCGCCGAGCCCGCCGCGACGCCGAACGGGCCGACGTGCGCGAGGCCTGCGGCTTGGGCCGGGGCGCGCGCGGCGCGAGGCACTAGCACCACGGTGACGTCCTCGGGCGCGAGCCCCGAGACCGCCGCGGCGACGACCCTCTTCACGTCGGCCTCGGCGACGGGGGGCGCCGCGGTCGAGTAGGAGAGGAGCACGCTGGCGGAGCCGCGCTCCTTTTTCTCGCGGAGCGGCGCGTCGCCGGGCAGGACGAGGTGCGTTCGCGCGACGACGACCCCGTCGAGCCGCATGAACGTGCGATCGAGCTCCCCGGCGAGGCCGACGGCGAGGCCCGCGCGCTCGGACTCGATCGTCGGCACGAGCTGGTTTTTGCCCACGGCCTCGAGCACGCCCACCGTCTTCGGGTGGGGGAGGCCCTCGTCGGCCATCGCGACGAGGGCGCGGCTCGCCTCCCCGGAGGGCACGACCACGCGGAAGGTGCCCCCGCCCTCGGCCTCGCGCTTCGCGTCGACGCCCGCGCGAGCGAGGGTCGCCACGGCACGGTTCGCGTCCGGCTCGTCCAACCCCGCCGCGACCTCCTGCGTGCACGCGACGAGCGCCGTGGCCACGAGCGCGAGCGCGGCCGTGGCCCAGGAGGCGCGGAGACCCGGGCGGGGCGCGTGGGGCACTCGGTGGGCGGGCACGGCGGGCATCCTATCCGAGTCATGCCCCCGGCCGCGCGTGGGTTTTCTCGTCCCGGAGCGCCCGAGGCCCGGTCCGCGCCGCCCCTCGAGGCAAAATTTCAGCGAAAAACCCGGTCGCGACCGGGTGCCGACCCAAAAATCTCGCCCGGAAGCCGGTCGCGACCGGGTCGGTGCCGAAAAATCTGCGTGACGACCCGGTCGCGACCGGGTCTCGGGGCAAAAATCTCCCCGCGGAGGCGGTCGGGACCGGGTTCGGGGCCCGTTGACGGGCGAAAGAGGCGGTCGGGACCGGGTCTCGGGCCCGTGGACGGGCCGAGGAGGCGGCCCTTACCGGCTTTGGGCCGGGGCGGTGCGAGCTTCGCCCGGTTTCGTGGTGTTCGGCCCCGAGCGTGCAGAGGTTGCTCGCCGAGCACGCTTTTCAGCTATCCTCCACGTGTGAGTGACGCTGCCACCCAGATGGACGCGAACGCTCCGTCGTCGTCGTCCGACCCTTGGGCTCCCAGGGAGGGGGAGGTCGTCGGGGGGCGGTACCGCGTGATGCGCGTGATCGGGCGCGGTGGCATGGGCGCGGTGGTCGCGGCCGAGCACGTCACCCTCGGCGAAGCGATCGCCATCAAGTTCCTCCACCCGAAGCTCGCCCGCGACTCGGCCAGCGTCGAGCGCTTCTTGCGCGAGGCGAAGGCGGCGACGCGCATCAAGAGCGAGCACGTCGTGCGCGTGCTCGACGTGGGGCAGACCGAGGCGGGGATCCCGTTCATCGTGATGGAGCTTTTGCGCGGCGCCGACCTCGGCCAGGTGCTCGGGCGCGGGCCGCTCGGTGTGACCGACGCGATCGACTTCCTGCTTCAAGCCGGCGAGGCGCTCGCCGAGGCGCACGCGGCCGGGATCGTGCACAGGGACCTCAAGCCCTCGAACCTCTGGCTCTCGGCGCGCCCCGACGGGAGCCCGCTCGTGAAGGTGCTCGACTTCGGCATCTCGAAGCTCTCGGCGCACGCGCCGGGAGATCCGAAGCTCACCGAGACGCAGTCGACGTTCGGCTCACCGACGTACATGTCGCCCGAGCAGATCCGCAGCGCCAAGAAGGTCGATCACCGCACCGACGTGTGGGCCCTCGGCGTCGTGCTGCACGAGCTCCTCACCGGCAAGCTCCCGTTCGAGGCCGACACGGTCTCGGGGGTCTTGGCGGCGGTCTCGGCGGACCCTCCCGTCCCGCTGCGCGCGCTTCGCCCGGACGCACCGCCGGAGGTGGAGGCCGCCATCCTCGCGTGCCTCCAGAAAGACCTGTCGCGCCGATGCGGCTCGGTCGCCGAGCTCGCGGCGCTGCTCGCGCCGTTCGCGTCCCAGCACGGGAAGATATCGGCCGATCGCATCTCGCGCATCGGGGGGCCGAGCCTGAGCCTCCTCCCGCCCGCGGCCTCGAGCGGGAGCTTCTCGGTCGGCGGAGTGACACAAGGCACGTTCTCGACCGCCGCACCCCG from Myxococcales bacterium carries:
- a CDS encoding CPBP family intramembrane metalloprotease, translating into MSDDDDDDKSSRGLSYLGALGWTFALSGLTELVALVGSALRPGGGIDTGTIAFAITAATLGVVLGMARVHAPDDPLSDLFGAKPTAPILLVLSVICGVSIVFAVSEIDATIADKLPLDEETRAFFATDTLSQKVRLSALAIAVAVSQEVFFRGALFGLLERDKPRSMVVFVTTVLAVFPPSSHQLVSGFLLAAIAGHLRGLSRSLWPALGLRLGFAGVLVWATLTGHEDLKVPRLTQGLAALAAVVCLAVFVVVSRGITRSRLR
- a CDS encoding MCE family protein, with the protein product MAKERSIEVKVGILILVSLAILSAFVLIMGGLSFEKTYTIYVDFDNPGGMQAGAPVRVAGVKVGKVEELKFMGGQVDPKTNRRTLVRAKVAIEKRVQEAIHEDADFYVTTQGVLGEQFMAVEPGSPQKPVIQENAIVKGIDPPRLDLFLAKAYELLDTTMNGIRNNRELISDIATNTAGLLKNLNGVLTDNRERINRTVANLEALSAEANQLTHDVKVRYVDNPKIMRTIDNIDRISQDLQRDSGPLLKDAKEAMANINRVSATVGSPEEQAKLKKTLDEVAQLATRANATAADAQAIVTHIKKGEGTVGSLVMDEAIYDDVQEMVRDLKHNPWKFFWKE
- a CDS encoding ATP-binding cassette domain-containing protein, whose protein sequence is MNIKKSFGPKTVLNGVSFDVREGEVFFIIGASGVGKSVLIKHLVGLLYPDSGEIWLDGEEISKFDEEKMGPVRKKCAMVFQHSTLFDSMTCVENLALPLRKHKNMNQKEALSEGKRLLHQVHMQDFADKYPSELGDGMRKRVAIARALTLDPRYVLFDEPTTSLDPVSARRVDKLIYELSDTLGVTSIVVSHDLVSIFSIANRIVMLYKGHVRMLGSQADFQACEDGVVHQFIRGHAEGPMEM
- a CDS encoding ABC transporter permease yields the protein MAAGTSDRHEEETTPEDERPPEGFLATLGAAGIDLYLGARDMYSVFVRTLYYTARGKKEPGVTAQQMYEIGNKSVFFLTCTMGFIGMILVYQSGLQARRVVPDFTLLGATYLELLVRDLAASIGALMLATRVGAGIAAEIGSMVVTEQIDALRMCAADPIDFLIVPRFKASMVMTITLIVWSGTVAFCSGAVTAFVAFDVPFRTFFNASLVDFGDLSIGIAKCIAYGAAIPVVSGYCGLSTFGGSEGVGWATTRAVVNTSLAIIMLNFFISAAGFIIFPG
- a CDS encoding ABC transporter permease yields the protein MAQGADANEPNEGALHAMGTAFFSIASTVGGMGILLAKVGSRVLTGRVDGSELWKNLYKMAVKSLPIVVVTALFTGAIMVVQAAPIVKRYGAEGLVGWGAGFGTLREIAPLLTALMISGRVGANNTAELGTMVVTEQFDALRVLAIDPIAFLIAPRFVSIVLTLFMMTLFADSLALFGAAYTGKGLLAVEPRTFYNGLTAGLLGFGDVANGLFKSVVFGFVIGLSSCHFGVATTGGAPGVGRSVNATVVASAAGIFLLDYVVSFLLG
- a CDS encoding ATP-binding cassette domain-containing protein, with the translated sequence MRNVNKTFRTATGAHAHVVRNLSLEVPEGCLYGLIGPGAAGKSVLLKLITGLVKPESGSIVVDGKDVTTLPDLELQALRLKFGMLFQNNALFDHLTVNENIAFPLRRLYALPEEEVRSRVEERLSCVALAGFGTRMPGGLSGGQKKRVGVARATITNAPIVLYDEPAAGLDPVTSQKIFELLREEQRARNATVIMVSSDLDRLLTVTDRVGMMYKGDLIFDGTTKEAQESQEPRVKQFVHGLTEGPL
- a CDS encoding serine/threonine protein kinase, producing the protein MSDAATQMDANAPSSSSDPWAPREGEVVGGRYRVMRVIGRGGMGAVVAAEHVTLGEAIAIKFLHPKLARDSASVERFLREAKAATRIKSEHVVRVLDVGQTEAGIPFIVMELLRGADLGQVLGRGPLGVTDAIDFLLQAGEALAEAHAAGIVHRDLKPSNLWLSARPDGSPLVKVLDFGISKLSAHAPGDPKLTETQSTFGSPTYMSPEQIRSAKKVDHRTDVWALGVVLHELLTGKLPFEADTVSGVLAAVSADPPVPLRALRPDAPPEVEAAILACLQKDLSRRCGSVAELAALLAPFASQHGKISADRISRIGGPSLSLLPPAASSGSFSVGGVTQGTFSTAAPRPAARKSPLFGVALGMGLALVLVALFFGARSLLVHPSGPVAGSPTGSPSASAPFGAAVPQGTVAAPSTSVALVVAPTAPAPTGTVASAPPSATAKLGKVRPTPQTPPTAPAPSQATAPPAPPPSAPVPPVTPTPASTIATDRR